GATTCGCTTGTGTTGCTCGCTCAATATAGAGGGCTCGATCTAAAAGGTTTAAGTCAGTCAAAACTGATTTGACTTTTGCGAAATGGCGACCCAGTTTGATGATGATGGCAGAGTCAACTTTGCTTAAGCGATCGCGTAAGGTCTCGGCATCCAGGGTAGCGGGCATGATGCTCAGGACATCATTTCGATAGGTAATGGGTGCACCTAGCATTGCTGCACTAGCAAAGGTTGAGGAAATCCCCGGAACGACCTCAGTGTGAAACTGATTCGCTAGACGATTGAAGAGGTACATGAAGGTTCCGTAGAGCATCGGATCTCCTTCACAGAGAACAGCGACATCCTGCCCGGCTGTTAAATGCTGGGCAATTTGCAAAGCGGCTTGATCATAGTAAGGCTGAGATGAGCGCTCCACACTAAAGGGCAGCGGCATCGGAATCTCAATTTGATGCGGTTGAATATAGTCAGCAACAATCGATCGCGCCAAAGCCTTACCATTTTCCAATGTTGGATAGGCAATCACAGGAACTTGCTGCAGAATGCGATAGGCCTTGAGCGTCAATAGCTCTGGATCACCGGGCCCAATACCCAGCCCATAGAGACGACCGACTGAACTCATAATTCACTCTCCTGAGCGATCGCATTGACTGCAGC
The sequence above is a segment of the Synechococcus elongatus PCC 11801 genome. Coding sequences within it:
- the cobI gene encoding precorrin-2 C(20)-methyltransferase; translation: MSSVGRLYGLGIGPGDPELLTLKAYRILQQVPVIAYPTLENGKALARSIVADYIQPHQIEIPMPLPFSVERSSQPYYDQAALQIAQHLTAGQDVAVLCEGDPMLYGTFMYLFNRLANQFHTEVVPGISSTFASAAMLGAPITYRNDVLSIMPATLDAETLRDRLSKVDSAIIIKLGRHFAKVKSVLTDLNLLDRALYIERATQANQQIFDIKTVEPQAVPYWALILIPSQTQPR